The Streptomyces sp. HUAS CB01 genome has a segment encoding these proteins:
- a CDS encoding TOMM precursor leader peptide-binding protein, translated as MPADATTTGSATATKGSATATTGTAARDRSCAELAYLLGPALTRHGIRARLDVAALGVRDAFAAAAPGPGASDEPGTRRASAGRPGTPRAAAGPATPGTAAGRPGTPGAAAGADTPCASASEHPVPVRLYGHHAVVGPLTPGRDGESRPCAHCLERRWQAVRSVALREALELGSGTRSAGRLPHVTPFTADALAALIAALVTGAGPRTGAFPPVHLVDLRSLTVRHYPLVPDPECPRCAVPEEDTPEAAVLTLLPAPKVRPGSFRVRDIGDYDLAVEPFANPLCGALGPSVVHDVSSTSTSATIGCFSMRSGDYLRETFWGGHADSFGHSVRIGVLEGLERYAGMRPRAKRARVSDSLDGLRARGVPTVDPRVCGLYSEDFHRDNPRVRPFTSDREIPWVWGWSLRDERPVLVPEVLTYYHAPGLENRFVQESSNGCASGGCLEEAVYFGLMEIVERDAFLVTWYGRARLPELDPRTSTRPATRHMVERLEMYGYEARFFDTRISFPVPVVTGVAVRHDGGPGRMCFGAGAGLDPETALAGALCEIATDAVNLQGRTERDEPRLRAMAEDFHQVTALHDHPLAYGVPEMGRHAHFLLGEPGEPRPPRIPMSELYGDGSVPPVSDDLRDDLVRCLDAVTGAGFDVVVVDQTMPEQRRLGLRTVSVLVPGLLPIDFGWSRQRALGMPRLRTALREAGLRTRDLTSADLNPAPHPFP; from the coding sequence ATGCCCGCTGACGCGACGACGACGGGATCCGCCACGGCGACGAAGGGATCCGCCACGGCGACGACCGGGACCGCGGCCCGGGACCGGTCCTGCGCGGAACTGGCGTACCTGCTCGGTCCCGCGCTCACCCGGCACGGCATCCGCGCCCGGCTCGACGTCGCGGCCCTGGGCGTACGCGACGCCTTCGCGGCCGCGGCCCCGGGACCGGGCGCATCAGATGAACCGGGCACCCGCCGTGCGTCGGCCGGACGACCCGGCACCCCCCGTGCGGCGGCCGGACCGGCGACTCCCGGTACGGCGGCCGGACGACCGGGCACCCCCGGTGCGGCGGCCGGAGCGGACACCCCGTGCGCGTCCGCGTCCGAACACCCCGTGCCCGTCCGGCTCTACGGCCACCACGCGGTCGTCGGGCCTCTCACCCCCGGTCGCGACGGGGAGAGCCGCCCGTGCGCGCACTGCCTGGAGCGGCGCTGGCAGGCCGTGCGGTCGGTGGCGCTGCGGGAGGCGCTGGAGCTGGGCTCCGGGACCCGGTCCGCCGGCCGGCTTCCTCACGTCACACCGTTCACCGCGGACGCGCTCGCCGCGCTGATCGCCGCCCTCGTCACCGGCGCGGGCCCCCGCACCGGCGCCTTCCCACCCGTCCACCTCGTCGACCTGCGTTCCCTGACGGTCCGCCACTACCCGCTGGTGCCCGACCCGGAGTGCCCACGCTGCGCCGTTCCGGAGGAGGACACGCCGGAGGCCGCCGTGCTCACCCTGCTCCCCGCGCCCAAGGTCCGGCCGGGCAGCTTCCGGGTCCGCGACATCGGCGACTACGACCTGGCCGTCGAGCCGTTCGCCAACCCGCTGTGCGGGGCGCTCGGGCCCTCCGTCGTCCACGACGTGTCGTCCACGTCCACCTCCGCCACCATCGGCTGCTTCTCCATGCGGTCCGGCGACTACCTCCGCGAGACGTTCTGGGGCGGTCACGCCGACAGCTTCGGCCACAGCGTCCGCATCGGCGTGCTCGAAGGGCTGGAGCGCTACGCCGGCATGCGCCCGCGTGCCAAGCGCGCCCGGGTGTCGGACTCGCTCGACGGGCTGCGGGCCCGCGGCGTCCCCACCGTCGACCCGCGTGTGTGCGGGCTGTACTCCGAGGACTTCCACCGGGACAACCCGAGGGTCAGGCCCTTCACCTCCGACCGGGAGATCCCCTGGGTGTGGGGGTGGTCGCTGCGCGACGAACGCCCCGTCCTCGTGCCCGAGGTGCTGACCTACTACCACGCCCCGGGCCTGGAGAACCGCTTCGTCCAGGAGAGCTCCAACGGCTGCGCGTCCGGCGGCTGTCTGGAGGAGGCCGTCTACTTCGGGCTCATGGAGATCGTCGAACGGGACGCCTTCCTCGTCACCTGGTACGGGCGGGCACGCCTCCCCGAACTGGACCCCCGCACCAGCACCCGGCCCGCCACCCGCCACATGGTCGAGCGGCTGGAGATGTACGGCTACGAGGCCCGGTTCTTCGACACCCGCATCTCCTTCCCCGTCCCCGTCGTCACCGGCGTCGCCGTGCGCCACGACGGCGGACCCGGCCGGATGTGCTTCGGCGCGGGCGCCGGGCTCGATCCCGAGACGGCGCTGGCCGGAGCGCTGTGCGAGATCGCCACCGACGCCGTCAACCTCCAGGGCCGCACCGAACGCGACGAACCCCGGCTGCGCGCCATGGCCGAGGACTTCCACCAGGTCACCGCCCTCCACGACCACCCGCTCGCCTACGGCGTCCCCGAGATGGGCCGCCACGCCCACTTCCTCCTCGGCGAGCCCGGCGAACCGCGCCCGCCCCGGATCCCGATGTCCGAACTGTACGGCGACGGCTCCGTGCCGCCCGTCTCCGACGACCTGCGCGACGACCTGGTGCGCTGCCTCGACGCCGTCACCGGGGCCGGCTTCGACGTGGTCGTCGTGGACCAGACGATGCCCGAGCAGCGCCGGCTCGGACTGCGCACCGTCAGCGTGCTCGTACCCGGTCTGCTGCCCATCGACTTCGGCTGGAGCCGCCAACGCGCCCTCGGCATGCCACGGCTGCGCACCGCACTGCGGGAGGCCGGGCTGCGGACGCGGGACCTCACCTCCGCCGACCTCAACCCCGCGCCGCACCCCTTCCCCTGA
- a CDS encoding lantibiotic dehydratase C-terminal domain-containing protein, translated as MTTTAAGPPPADSAQPVPGAANAPDPGTTPAPAPGTGPAPGSASGPASTTGSGPASGPLSAPVSAPLSAPAESRDWQATHVFYAANPRPMLLQCIRPLVAELEADGLISGWFFINYWLGGPHVRLRLKPSSARDAAEVRRRTEEAVDAFLAERPALYEVDSGFLNDFYNTLFDIEFPGAERGHYTDAQGRMRLRPNNSRSAEPYEPEYGKYGGPAGVALAEWHFRHSSDLVVDAFRTKNLHLRTVLLGTSAQLMMVMSGTFLHGDTELADYLDSYYTFWHRAFPGTGFIGSEEYDRNYAAMAPSLAAHFSRVRAATRDGAPGRLPSFLAGWAEHCAELRSRAEKLAGDGDLVFRSWDGERDERVTDPATALPLLLSPYMHMTNNRLHVTIRDEAYLAHVLSRALREPADGEAP; from the coding sequence ATGACCACGACCGCCGCCGGCCCGCCCCCTGCCGACAGCGCCCAGCCCGTCCCCGGCGCAGCGAACGCACCCGACCCGGGCACCACACCCGCACCCGCTCCGGGCACCGGACCCGCACCCGGGTCCGCATCCGGACCCGCATCCACGACCGGGTCCGGACCCGCATCCGGACCCCTGTCCGCGCCCGTGTCCGCCCCCCTGTCCGCCCCCGCCGAGTCCCGTGACTGGCAGGCCACCCACGTCTTCTACGCCGCCAACCCGCGGCCGATGCTCCTGCAGTGCATCCGGCCCCTGGTGGCCGAACTGGAGGCCGACGGGCTGATATCCGGCTGGTTCTTCATCAACTACTGGCTCGGGGGACCCCACGTCCGGCTGCGCCTGAAGCCCTCCTCGGCGCGGGACGCGGCGGAGGTACGGCGCCGCACCGAGGAGGCCGTGGACGCGTTCCTCGCCGAACGCCCCGCCCTCTACGAGGTCGACTCCGGCTTCCTCAACGACTTCTACAACACGCTGTTCGACATCGAGTTCCCCGGCGCCGAGCGCGGCCACTACACCGACGCCCAGGGCCGGATGCGCCTGCGCCCGAACAACTCGCGCAGCGCCGAGCCGTACGAGCCCGAGTACGGCAAGTACGGCGGTCCCGCAGGCGTGGCCCTCGCCGAATGGCACTTCCGCCACTCCAGCGACCTCGTCGTCGACGCCTTCCGCACCAAGAACCTCCACCTGCGCACGGTCCTGCTCGGCACCTCCGCCCAGCTGATGATGGTCATGTCCGGCACGTTCCTCCACGGGGACACCGAACTCGCCGACTACCTGGACAGCTACTACACCTTCTGGCACCGGGCCTTCCCCGGCACGGGGTTCATCGGCAGCGAGGAGTACGACCGCAACTACGCCGCCATGGCACCCTCGCTCGCGGCCCACTTCTCGCGCGTCCGTGCCGCCACCCGCGACGGGGCACCGGGCAGGCTCCCGTCGTTCCTGGCCGGCTGGGCCGAGCACTGCGCCGAGTTGCGGAGCCGTGCCGAGAAGCTGGCCGGCGACGGCGACCTGGTGTTCCGCTCCTGGGACGGCGAACGCGACGAACGGGTCACCGACCCGGCCACGGCGCTCCCGCTGCTCCTTTCCCCGTACATGCACATGACCAACAACCGGCTGCACGTGACCATCAGGGACGAGGCGTACCTCGCGCACGTCCTGAGCCGTGCCCTGCGCGAACCGGCCGACGGGGAGGCGCCGTGA
- a CDS encoding TOMM precursor leader peptide-binding protein encodes MPTDVIEADDAREAGPTRKREGRAESAGAPVGPGSPEAAGSGSAAGGPGSPEAAGPGSAAGAPGSAGAPGVAGAGRTSFDTLAATRPRIRRDVLFTETPGGVLFHNADGGFHLTGRTAYRFASLMVPHLTGRHSLAELCSGFGAPQRGMAAELVRTLYERDFARDVPATEDDPATGPGEAPARRYATQIAYVDHYTDRAPERFRRFRDTAVAVLGDDAVARWCALSLVRNGCARIALAADFPEVTAEAAEAADDGCPVRTDRLPADTEWPELADYDTVVVTGAGAARRVHRLLAAGVPEGKTLIPAWTFGELAVTGPLASAGSTGCWSCALLRLGANHDAGAAAALWSEVAGAAAEPGRPAGEGPLGGPVAAMTGNLLAYEIFRVATGALPAETDRQVLLQNLQSLDVVAEPLLPHPRCSLCGPESVRAGTRAGGEGTRKAGERVLEANPGGRAEAGAGLPGPPAVPTTASVETARDAEETVDALNRTSTALVGAFAGVFVRFDDETLTQTPLKAARLELALAPGARRTIAAFDVHHLAGARTRALHRAAETYVEHVVPVRVLAGAGADLPAVAPAALTTGAGAATAADVAAWVAATSLLTGERVKVPAAAVRPFGSYNRERIVLATSAGAGSGGSEEEAAGSGLLSALAHDALLHALRGETRTAPVAPDDDPELVFLLKSAVNLGIEADLLDLGEDARTGAAAVLARESGGPEARWAVAAALSRREAACAALRDLLGVVQLTADDPGSAVDTGDPLVPELAAGTVTATDGPVPADAPGTSFDAVLDRLRRSGREAVYVPTTPADLPAGGIATARVLLTRSGRGNGTDAR; translated from the coding sequence ATGCCCACCGACGTCATCGAAGCAGACGACGCGAGAGAAGCCGGTCCCACGAGGAAGCGCGAAGGCCGGGCGGAGAGCGCCGGCGCGCCGGTCGGGCCGGGGTCTCCCGAGGCAGCCGGGTCCGGGTCCGCGGCGGGCGGACCGGGGTCACCCGAGGCAGCCGGGCCCGGGTCCGCGGCGGGCGCCCCCGGCTCGGCCGGCGCTCCCGGAGTCGCCGGCGCGGGCCGCACGTCGTTCGACACCCTCGCAGCGACGCGTCCCCGGATCCGCCGTGACGTGCTGTTCACCGAGACCCCGGGCGGCGTCCTCTTCCACAACGCCGACGGGGGCTTCCATCTCACCGGCCGCACCGCGTACCGCTTCGCGTCGCTGATGGTCCCCCACCTCACCGGCCGGCACAGCCTCGCCGAACTCTGCTCCGGCTTCGGCGCACCGCAGCGCGGGATGGCGGCCGAACTCGTACGGACCCTGTACGAGCGTGACTTCGCACGCGACGTACCGGCCACCGAGGACGACCCGGCGACCGGTCCGGGCGAGGCGCCCGCCCGCCGGTACGCGACGCAGATCGCGTACGTCGACCACTACACCGACCGTGCGCCCGAGCGATTCCGCCGCTTCCGGGACACCGCCGTCGCGGTGCTCGGCGACGACGCGGTGGCCCGCTGGTGCGCCCTGAGCCTGGTCCGCAACGGCTGCGCCAGGATCGCCCTCGCCGCCGACTTCCCCGAGGTGACCGCCGAAGCGGCCGAGGCCGCCGACGACGGCTGTCCCGTGCGGACCGACCGGCTCCCCGCCGACACCGAATGGCCGGAACTCGCCGACTACGACACGGTCGTGGTGACCGGAGCCGGCGCCGCGCGCCGCGTCCACCGGTTGCTCGCCGCGGGCGTCCCCGAGGGCAAGACCCTCATCCCCGCGTGGACCTTCGGCGAACTGGCCGTCACCGGCCCGCTCGCCTCCGCCGGCTCCACCGGCTGCTGGTCCTGCGCCCTGCTCAGGCTCGGCGCCAACCACGACGCCGGCGCGGCCGCCGCACTGTGGAGCGAGGTGGCGGGCGCAGCCGCCGAACCGGGCCGTCCCGCGGGCGAGGGGCCACTCGGCGGACCCGTCGCCGCCATGACGGGCAATCTGCTCGCCTACGAGATATTCCGCGTCGCCACCGGAGCCCTGCCAGCCGAGACGGACCGGCAGGTACTGCTGCAGAACCTCCAGTCCCTCGACGTCGTCGCCGAGCCGCTGCTTCCCCACCCCCGCTGCTCGCTCTGCGGCCCGGAGTCCGTACGGGCCGGCACCCGGGCCGGTGGGGAGGGCACTCGCAAAGCGGGGGAGCGCGTCCTCGAAGCCAACCCCGGTGGCCGGGCGGAGGCCGGGGCAGGGTTGCCCGGCCCGCCGGCCGTCCCCACCACCGCGAGCGTGGAGACCGCGCGCGACGCCGAGGAAACCGTCGACGCGCTCAACCGCACCAGCACCGCCCTCGTCGGCGCCTTCGCCGGGGTGTTCGTCCGTTTCGACGACGAGACGCTCACCCAGACCCCGCTGAAGGCCGCCCGTCTCGAGCTGGCCCTCGCACCCGGAGCGCGGCGGACGATCGCCGCCTTCGACGTGCACCATCTCGCAGGGGCCCGGACGCGGGCGCTGCACCGGGCGGCCGAGACGTACGTCGAACACGTCGTACCGGTAAGGGTCCTGGCCGGCGCGGGGGCGGACCTGCCCGCCGTGGCGCCCGCCGCACTCACCACCGGCGCGGGCGCCGCGACGGCGGCCGATGTCGCCGCCTGGGTCGCGGCCACGTCGCTGCTCACCGGGGAACGCGTGAAGGTTCCGGCCGCGGCCGTACGGCCGTTCGGTTCGTACAACCGTGAGCGCATCGTCCTCGCGACCTCCGCCGGCGCGGGATCCGGCGGCAGCGAGGAAGAGGCCGCGGGAAGCGGTCTGCTGTCGGCCCTCGCCCACGACGCGCTGCTGCACGCCCTGCGCGGAGAGACGCGGACGGCTCCGGTCGCGCCCGACGACGACCCCGAACTCGTCTTCCTGCTCAAGTCCGCGGTCAACCTGGGGATCGAGGCGGACCTGCTCGACCTCGGCGAGGACGCGCGTACGGGCGCCGCCGCCGTGCTCGCCCGCGAGTCAGGAGGGCCGGAGGCGCGCTGGGCGGTCGCCGCCGCGCTCTCCCGCAGGGAGGCGGCCTGCGCCGCCCTGCGGGACCTGCTGGGCGTCGTCCAGCTGACCGCCGACGATCCGGGGTCCGCCGTGGACACCGGTGATCCGCTCGTGCCCGAACTGGCGGCGGGAACCGTCACCGCCACGGACGGGCCCGTACCGGCCGACGCGCCCGGCACCTCCTTCGACGCCGTCCTCGACCGGCTGCGCCGGAGCGGCCGGGAGGCGGTGTACGTGCCGACGACCCCGGCCGATCTGCCCGCCGGGGGCATCGCCACCGCACGTGTCCTGCTCACTCGGAGCGGCCGGGGGAACGGCACCGATGCCCGCTGA
- a CDS encoding nitroreductase family protein, with product MGYAHDYAAAIMRRGRVPMPPADFVPNWADGPRKTKFYPGADTVPLPGHTVPPGATVGRGLRPAVEGPERAFDLPALSGMLRDSYGLTGRRLGVQANTDLDALPFHPLANWSRGTASGGGLYPVSIYWVSGPSGPLPPGVHYYATRHHAMQRLLTGDVSGEVREALGEPVPAAPGEPAAPTAPDVPEDLAGPGASGEPDSAAGRAAGTDQFLVLGIKYWQNAFKYNSFSFHAVTMDIGTVVQTWRIWARAQGLRVEPLMWFDERRLARLLGIRTEEEGVFAVVPLRWQGAEPRPAPPAGTAAVRRRDVERSRTVLTFDAVTGMQRATEEHAARRPAAGALAPAAAPVPDPGLPAVPLPAPLPLDADVRTALRNRRSSFGRFDAGRPLGAGHLASCLAAATAGASLGGDTGTDTTPVAGLYAFVGHTEGIPPGTYAYDAAAHTLRLVKAGPPGTFLQKNYFLANYNLEQTGAVLVPTVRTRAVLDSVGDRGYRVVNAVVGAISQSVYTAASALGVGCGVALGFDNVSYTEELGLERTGEAPLLIMMLGNERSAPADFRHEIA from the coding sequence ATGGGGTACGCCCATGACTACGCCGCCGCGATCATGCGGCGGGGCAGGGTCCCGATGCCTCCGGCGGACTTCGTCCCGAACTGGGCGGACGGCCCCCGGAAGACCAAGTTCTATCCCGGTGCCGACACCGTGCCGCTGCCCGGCCACACCGTGCCGCCGGGTGCGACGGTCGGCCGCGGGCTGCGGCCGGCGGTCGAAGGTCCCGAGCGGGCGTTCGACCTGCCCGCCCTGTCCGGCATGCTGCGGGACTCCTACGGCCTCACGGGCCGCAGGCTCGGCGTCCAGGCCAACACCGACCTCGACGCGCTGCCGTTCCATCCGCTCGCCAACTGGTCCCGCGGCACCGCCTCCGGCGGCGGCCTCTACCCCGTCAGCATCTACTGGGTGTCCGGTCCCAGCGGCCCCCTGCCGCCCGGTGTGCACTACTACGCGACCCGGCACCACGCCATGCAGCGCCTCCTCACCGGGGACGTCTCCGGCGAGGTGCGCGAGGCCCTCGGCGAACCGGTGCCCGCCGCGCCGGGGGAGCCCGCAGCGCCTACGGCGCCCGACGTGCCGGAGGACCTCGCCGGGCCCGGCGCTTCCGGCGAACCGGACTCCGCCGCCGGACGAGCGGCCGGCACCGACCAGTTCCTCGTCCTCGGGATCAAGTACTGGCAGAACGCGTTCAAGTACAACTCCTTCTCCTTCCACGCCGTCACCATGGACATCGGCACCGTGGTGCAGACGTGGCGGATCTGGGCCAGGGCGCAGGGGCTCCGCGTCGAGCCGCTGATGTGGTTCGACGAGCGGCGGCTCGCCCGGCTGCTCGGGATCCGCACCGAGGAGGAAGGCGTGTTCGCCGTCGTCCCGCTGCGCTGGCAGGGCGCGGAGCCGAGGCCCGCGCCGCCGGCGGGCACGGCAGCCGTCCGCCGTCGTGACGTCGAACGCTCGCGCACCGTCCTCACCTTCGACGCCGTGACCGGGATGCAGAGGGCCACGGAGGAGCACGCCGCACGACGGCCCGCGGCCGGGGCGCTCGCCCCGGCGGCCGCTCCCGTACCCGACCCCGGCCTGCCGGCCGTCCCGCTGCCCGCGCCGCTGCCGCTGGACGCCGACGTCCGCACCGCACTGCGCAACCGCCGCAGCAGCTTCGGCCGCTTCGACGCCGGGCGGCCCCTGGGCGCCGGACACCTGGCGTCCTGCCTGGCGGCCGCGACCGCCGGCGCCTCCCTGGGCGGTGACACCGGCACCGACACCACGCCGGTCGCCGGACTGTACGCCTTCGTCGGCCACACCGAGGGCATCCCACCCGGCACGTACGCCTACGACGCCGCCGCACACACCCTGAGGCTGGTCAAGGCCGGACCTCCCGGCACCTTCCTCCAGAAGAACTACTTCCTGGCCAACTACAACCTGGAGCAGACCGGCGCGGTCCTCGTGCCGACCGTCCGCACCCGCGCCGTGCTCGACAGCGTCGGCGACCGCGGCTACCGGGTCGTCAACGCCGTGGTCGGCGCGATCTCGCAGAGCGTCTACACCGCCGCCTCGGCCCTCGGCGTCGGCTGCGGCGTCGCGCTCGGCTTCGACAACGTCTCGTACACCGAGGAACTCGGTCTCGAACGCACCGGAGAGGCACCCCTGCTGATCATGATGCTGGGCAACGAACGGTCCGCCCCCGCCGACTTCCGTCACGAGATCGCCTGA
- a CDS encoding lantibiotic dehydratase — MSTGRVETTMPFMLRVAGLPVDCVRELRCPASRRWADDVLAETERLAAEGARVGDVLHGLIGRNEDESSRRMLLAVRRAVFNNRLPRDAEPALARVRAHDPAAGRTLERWLADRRALDGRRAEGAALLARETGRARAALGRLAGEPRLRGGLLLASPTLDAQLDDWQRRLAAGPDRAPGKRDRKIERSLLAYLYRTACKTSPFSTFTGVVPGEFAPDGPGRGGAPVHSGDAVHHQAPSPGPGPGQGPSVRDRDDAGRRAGRADGPLDVRVDDEWTGRARLNVAALGRLAEAVTGDPARRADLPLALAPGWGRVDDRVRYVRRWITSGDEDTAVTFDAVQDRLFFLRSSGTLERLIALLEERGSLRHGDLAAWLAADRGATAAEAERYLSALLDIGMVQVPGLRTAVHDTDPLRAFQGSLRALGSDWATELAGRLDRPLSRVDRFADAAPRERRALLDGLREDLRTVQTELGAEHGRVPQTVLYEDVAAGRDVRLPLDAWTRSVAASLSAVERVLPAFDLTLPQRITFKGFFLARHGRGGRCDDLLKLVHDFHEDFFDQYISFTSRRTPFDSEGRYVPEENWLGLPQLKALDTARQTFADGMRALWESHDGGAELVVGESLLAEVAAELDPITPPFAPLSHHVQLAVPPGGAPLAVLNRSYGGVSFPFSRFAHCFDGLEERLLHRAGGLCPDGAVLAEVTGGPVTSNLNLHGRLTEYEIVCPGESATLPEPYSLHLDDLHLVHDDEEDRLVLRSARLGREVVPVYLGYLVPLALPELPRTLLLLSPSSMAPLNVWGGVPEGDPTGGSEGGAGGVPGNDPHGGVTRRPRVRHGDVVLSRRSWRAPASALPPHGGAGTQEEWFLGWHAFRRHHGLPDRVFATVTDGAARGATGAKPQYVDFDSPLSLAAFEGTLRTAEARVVFREMLPDEGGLHVSSARGRHVAELAVETTAVPTRPKGRR, encoded by the coding sequence ATGAGCACCGGAAGGGTGGAGACCACGATGCCGTTCATGCTCCGCGTCGCCGGGCTTCCCGTCGACTGCGTGCGCGAACTCCGCTGCCCGGCGAGCCGCCGCTGGGCCGACGACGTGCTCGCCGAGACCGAGCGGCTCGCCGCCGAGGGCGCCCGCGTCGGCGATGTGCTGCACGGGCTGATCGGCCGCAACGAGGACGAGTCCTCCCGGCGGATGCTGCTCGCCGTGCGCCGCGCGGTGTTCAACAACCGGCTGCCCAGGGACGCGGAACCCGCGCTCGCACGGGTCCGCGCACACGACCCCGCCGCCGGGCGGACGTTGGAACGCTGGCTCGCCGACCGCCGCGCTCTCGACGGCCGCCGGGCCGAGGGCGCCGCGCTCCTCGCCCGTGAGACGGGCCGCGCCAGGGCCGCCCTCGGCCGGCTGGCGGGCGAGCCGCGGCTGCGCGGCGGCCTGCTGCTGGCGTCCCCCACGCTGGACGCCCAACTCGACGACTGGCAGCGGCGGCTGGCCGCCGGCCCCGACCGCGCTCCGGGCAAGAGGGACCGCAAGATCGAGCGCTCCCTGCTGGCGTACCTGTACCGCACGGCGTGCAAGACGAGCCCGTTCAGCACGTTCACCGGTGTGGTGCCGGGGGAGTTCGCGCCCGACGGGCCGGGACGGGGCGGGGCCCCGGTGCACAGCGGTGACGCCGTGCACCACCAGGCCCCGAGCCCGGGTCCGGGTCCGGGTCAGGGCCCGTCCGTCCGTGACCGCGACGACGCGGGGAGGCGGGCCGGTCGTGCCGACGGGCCCCTGGACGTCCGTGTCGACGACGAGTGGACCGGCCGTGCCCGGCTGAACGTGGCCGCGCTCGGCCGGCTCGCCGAGGCGGTCACCGGTGATCCCGCACGGCGCGCCGACCTTCCGCTGGCCCTCGCGCCCGGCTGGGGACGCGTCGACGACCGGGTGCGCTACGTGCGCCGCTGGATCACGTCCGGCGACGAGGACACCGCCGTCACCTTCGACGCCGTCCAGGACCGGCTGTTCTTCCTGCGGAGCAGCGGCACCCTGGAGCGGCTCATCGCACTGCTCGAGGAGCGCGGCAGCCTCCGCCACGGCGATCTCGCCGCTTGGCTGGCCGCCGACCGCGGTGCCACCGCGGCCGAGGCGGAGCGGTATCTGAGCGCCCTGCTCGACATCGGCATGGTCCAGGTCCCGGGACTGCGCACCGCGGTCCACGACACCGATCCGCTGCGCGCCTTCCAGGGATCGCTCCGTGCCCTCGGCAGCGACTGGGCCACCGAACTCGCCGGCCGTCTCGACCGACCGCTGTCCCGCGTGGACCGCTTCGCCGACGCCGCACCCCGCGAACGCCGCGCACTGCTCGACGGGCTCCGGGAGGACCTGCGCACCGTCCAGACCGAACTGGGAGCCGAGCACGGCCGGGTGCCGCAGACGGTGCTGTACGAGGACGTCGCCGCGGGCCGTGACGTACGGCTGCCCCTCGACGCCTGGACGCGGTCGGTCGCCGCGTCGCTGAGCGCGGTCGAGCGCGTGCTGCCCGCCTTCGACCTCACCCTGCCGCAGCGCATCACCTTCAAGGGGTTCTTCCTCGCCCGCCACGGCCGCGGCGGACGCTGCGACGACCTGCTCAAACTCGTCCACGACTTCCACGAGGACTTCTTCGACCAGTACATCTCGTTCACGTCCCGTCGCACCCCCTTCGACTCCGAGGGCCGGTACGTGCCGGAGGAGAACTGGCTTGGCCTGCCCCAGCTCAAGGCCCTCGACACCGCGCGGCAGACGTTCGCCGACGGGATGCGCGCGCTGTGGGAGTCCCACGACGGCGGCGCGGAACTGGTCGTCGGCGAGTCCCTCCTCGCCGAGGTCGCCGCCGAACTCGACCCGATCACACCGCCGTTCGCGCCCCTCAGCCACCACGTCCAGCTCGCCGTCCCGCCCGGTGGTGCGCCGCTCGCGGTCCTCAACCGCTCCTACGGCGGGGTCTCGTTCCCGTTCAGCCGCTTCGCCCACTGCTTCGACGGCCTGGAGGAGCGGCTGCTGCACCGCGCCGGTGGGCTCTGCCCCGACGGAGCCGTCCTCGCCGAGGTCACCGGCGGCCCGGTCACCAGCAACCTCAACCTGCACGGGCGGCTGACCGAGTACGAGATCGTCTGCCCCGGCGAGAGCGCGACCCTGCCCGAGCCGTACAGCCTCCACCTCGACGATCTGCATCTCGTCCACGACGACGAGGAGGACCGCCTCGTGCTGCGGTCGGCCCGGCTCGGCCGCGAGGTCGTTCCCGTCTACCTCGGCTACCTCGTACCGCTCGCCCTGCCGGAACTGCCCCGCACCCTGCTGCTGCTCTCACCGAGCTCCATGGCCCCGCTGAACGTGTGGGGAGGCGTCCCCGAGGGCGATCCCACCGGTGGTTCCGAGGGCGGTGCCGGCGGTGTTCCCGGAAACGATCCCCACGGCGGGGTCACCCGCAGACCCCGGGTCCGGCACGGCGACGTCGTGCTCAGCAGGCGGAGCTGGCGCGCCCCCGCGTCCGCCCTTCCGCCGCACGGCGGGGCCGGGACACAGGAGGAGTGGTTCCTGGGCTGGCACGCCTTCCGGCGCCACCACGGACTGCCCGACCGGGTCTTCGCCACGGTGACGGACGGCGCGGCGCGCGGCGCCACCGGGGCCAAGCCCCAGTACGTCGACTTCGACAGCCCTCTGTCCCTCGCGGCGTTCGAGGGGACGCTCAGAACCGCGGAGGCCCGTGTGGTCTTCCGCGAGATGCTGCCCGACGAGGGCGGACTGCACGTCTCGTCGGCGCGGGGCCGCCATGTCGCCGAACTGGCCGTGGAGACCACGGCCGTCCCCACCCGACCGAAGGGACGACGATGA